TAAGGGATTTTCAAGAGGAGAAATTGAATGAGCAAACCGTAAGTTTTGATTATTTGTTCTTTCTACAGCAAGGCGCTCCTTTAGTTCATTTAAGGAAAGTGCTCTTATATCTGAATATTTCATAATTATTTCTCAACGTAATCTCTACGTACAACAAACTTGGTTTTAACTGGTAACTTTTGAGCAGCTAACCGCAACGATTCTTGAGCAGTAGCAAGGTCAACTCCATCTGACTCAAACAAAATGGTACCTGGTTTGATTACTGCTACCCAATATTCCGGAGATCCTTTACCTTTACCCATCCGAACCTCAGCAGGCTTTTTAGTAATAGGTTTATCAGGAAATATACGAATCCAAACCTGTCCTTCCCTTTTCATTGCTCTTGTCATGGCAATACGAGCAGCTTCTATTTGGCGACTGGTAATCCAAGATGCTTCTAATGATTTTATAGCAAAGGAACCAAAGGAAATAGTACTGCCTCTATAAGCAAACCCATTAACCCGGCCTTTATGCATTTTTCTATAAACGGTCCTTTTTGGCTGTAACATTTTTAATTTCTCTTAATATGTAAATTATTAACGACGGCCAGCACCACCGCCTCCTCTATTTGAACCACCTCGGCTATTATTACCCCGGTTACCCCGATCATTGCGTCCTTCACCACGATCATTACGATCATTTCTTCCTCTTGAATTACGGTCACCGCTTCTATCTCGGTCTGTTCTGTCTCCACCTCGTTCATTTCTTGGCGAAGTTGCTGAATTATTTACGGCTTTAGCAGGTTCTTGATTTGGAGACAAATCTTTTTTACCAAAGACTTCTCCTTTAAAGATCCATACTTTAATGCCAAGTTTACCATATACTGTCTGCGCCTCAGATAAAGCATAGTCAATATCAGCACGTAATGTATGCAATGGAGTACGACCTTCTTTATAGTGTTCAGTACGGGCCATTTCAGCGCCACCTAAACGTCCAGAAACCTGGATTTTTACTCCTTCAGCACCTACCCGAATAGCAGAAGCAATAGCTTGCTTCATTGCTCTTCTAAAGGAAATACGAGCCTGTAATTGCTGAGCTACGGACTCTCCCACTAATTTAGCATCAAGCTCTGGTCTTTTGATCTCGAATATGTTAATTTGAACATCCTTATTAGTGATTTTCTTTAACTCTTCTTTGATTTTATCTACCTCTTGCCCTCCTTTACCAATTACAACACCAGGTCTTGCAGTATTAATTGTTATTGTAATTCTCTTTAAGGTTCTTTCCAATACAATTTTTGAAATACCACCTTTAGGAATCCGTGCTAAGATATATTTTCTTATCTTTTCATCCTCAATAAGTTTTTCAGCAAAATCTTTACCGCCATACCAGTTAGAATCCCAACCTTTAATAACGCCTAGTCTAAAACCTACCGGATTAACTTTTTGTCCCATCTTGAATTTATTTGGCTTTAACCGAGTTTTGTGAAATACTTACTAATTCTTCTTCTGAAATACTATCAATGACTATTGTCACATGATTCGAACGCTTTCTGATTCTATGACCCCGGCCCTGAGGAGCTGGTCTTAGTCTTTTCAGCATTTTACCTTCATCTACAAAAATGCTTTTTATAACTAAGTTAGCATCTTCTAAGCGAACATCTTCGTTCTTCTGTTGCCAATTAGATAATGCAGATAAAAGAAGCTTTTCAATTTTCTCAGCTCCAGCGTTAGCTTCAAATTTTAATAAACCCAAAGCTTTGTTAACACTCTTTCCTCTTACTAAGTTCGCCACAAGACGCATTTTACGAGGTGATGTTGGAACGTTTTTTAATTTAGCTATTGCTTCCATGCTTATCTTTTACCTTTATCTTTCTTAGCTACGTGACCACGGAAATTACGAGTTGGAGCAAATTCACCTAATTTATGTCCAACCATATTTTCCGTCACATAAACCGGAATAAATTTATTGCCATTATGTACTGCAAACGTATGCCCTACAAAATCAGGTGAAATCATAGAACGACGTGACCAAGTTTTTATAACAGCTTTTTTACCAGAGCTGTCCATTGTAGTAACTTTATTCTCGAGCCGAAAGTCAATATAAGGCCCTTTTTTTAATGATCTTCCCATTATTTTTTACCTCTATTAACAATCAGGTTCTCAGAATATTTATTTTTATTTCTTGTTTTTCTACCTTTTGCGTACAAACCTTTACGTGAACGTGGGTGCCCACCTGATGATTTACCTTCACCACCACCCATAGGGTGATCAACAGGGTTCATAGCAACACCTCTTACTCTTGGACGAATGCCTAACCATCTGCTTCTACCTGCCTTGCCTAGATTTTCATTCATGTGATCTGCATTAGATACAGTACCTACTGTAGCAACACAGTTAACAAGAACCATCCGCATTTCGCCTGAAGGTAATTTCAAAGTAGCATATTTACTTTCACGAGCTACTAATTGAGCATAGGTTCCTGCACTTCTGGCTAGTGTTCCGCCATTACCCGGCATTAACTCTATATTATGTACAATAGTACCTAAAGGAATATCCGTCAAAGGCAAGCAATTCCCCACTTCTGGTGCCACACCTGGACCTGATATTACAGTGCTTCCAACTTTTAAACCAGCAGGAGCTAAAATATAGCTTTTTTCCCCATCTGCATAGTAAAGTAATGCAATTCGTGCTGTCCGATTTGGATCATATTCAATCGACTTCACAACAGCCGGAACACCGTATTTATTTCTTTTAAAATCTACTAACCGGTACTGTTTTTTATGACCACCGCCAATGTAGCGCATTGTCATTTTACCGGAATCATTTCTACCACCAGATTTTGAAATTGGTGCCAACAAAGATTTTTCAGGAGTTGAAGTTGTAATCTCATCAAACTCCGGCGCAATTCTAAATCTTTGACCTGGTGTTATTGGTCTTAATTTTTTTAATGCCATTTTATAGTTACGTATTAAATGCTACTGTAAAAATCAATAATATCACCTTCTTTAACAGTGACAATTGCTTTTTTTACCATTGGCTTACGCCCAGATACGACACCAGCTTTGGTATTTTTAGTTTTCAATTTACCTTGTATACGCATAGTAGCCACCTTCTCTACTGTTACTCCATAGAGTTTTTCGATATGCTTCTTTATCTCTACTTTGTTTGCGTTTTTACCAACTTCGAATGCATATTTGCCTTTCTCGTTCAAAGCGGTCATTTTCTCCGTTACTAAAGGTCTTTTCAGAATTTCCATTTTTATCTCGTATAGAGTTTTTCTAACGTACTTACAGTTTCTTCTGTTAATAACAGATTGTCTGTATTCAACAAATCATAAGTAGTTAAATTTGCAGCTGTTAATACTTTAACTCGTTTTAAATTACGGCTTGACAGAAATACATTCTCGTTTGCTTCGGATGTAACAACTAATGTTTTTTTATCAGCAATAGATAAATTAGTTAAAATCGAAGTAAAATCTTTAGTTTTTGGTTGAGCTAATTGAATCGGTTCAACTAAAGCTATTTTATTATCTTTCATTAAAGAAGACAATGCAGATATTCTAGCTAAAGATTTTACTTTTTTATTTAATTTAAATGAGTAGTTTCTTGGTCTAGGTCCAAACACTCTACCACCACCTATAAATACAGGTGATTTCATTGAACCGGCACGTGCGCCACCTGTACCTTTTTGCTTTTTAAGCTTTTTAGTAGTTCCAGAAACCTCGTTACGTTCTTTTGATTTATGAGTACCTTGTCTCTGGTTGGCTAAAAATTGCTTTACATCCAGATACATAGCATGGTTATTTGGCTCAATTCCAAATATTTCATCTGAAAGAGATACCTTTCTGCCAGTATCCTGTCCATTAATATTTAATACAGAAAGTTCCATTTTATTTCTCTAATACAACAAATGAATTTTTGGCACCAGGAACAGAGCCACTTACTAAAATTAAATTTTTGTCTGATAAGACGCGCATTACCCGTAGGTTCTGGATTTTTACGCGATTATTACCCATGCGGCCTGCCATACGCATACCTTTGAAAACTCTTGAGGGCCAAGAGCATGCTCCAATTGAACCTGGATGCCGAGCCCGGTTATGCTGACCATGTGTTTGGCCACCAACACCACCGAAGTTGTAACGTTTCACTACCCCTTGAAAGCCTTTACCTTTAGATGTACCAACTACATCCAAGTACTCTCCTTCTTCAAATAAGTCAACACCTACTGTATCCCCTAATTTAAAACTTTCATCTTCTGTTCTAAATTCAACAACTTTAGCCTTAGCAGAAGCGTTAGCTTTTTTAAAGTGTCCGTTTAAAGCACGAGAAACTTTTTTTTCTTTTACATCACCAAAGCCTAATTGTACAGCTTGGTAACCATCCACTTCTACAGTTTTAACCTGTGTCACTACACAAGGTCCTGCTTGAATCAGCGTAACTGCTACGCTTTTTCCTTCAGGCGTGAAGAGGCTTGTCATTCCGATTTTTTTACCGATAATTCCAGGCATTCTTTTTTTTGATTAATACAAAATTCCACCTTAACCTTTCGCTAAGGGAGTGCAAAGATAGTAAATTAATATTATAATTTACAAACTTTATCTAGCAAATAATTAAATACATACATAAAAAAAGGAACCAGAAATCATCAGGTTCCTCTTTTTATAAATGTATCAATTATCAAACTTTTATTTCAACATCTACTCCACTAGGTAACTCTAATTTCATTAAAGCATCCACGGTTTTAGAACTAGTAGAGTAAATATCAACTAAGCGCTTGTAAGTACATAATTGAAATTGTTCTCTTGCTTTTTTATTTACGTGGGGAGATCTTAAAACTGTAAATTTATCTTTTTCGGTTGGCAATGGAATTGGACCACTTACAATGGCACCGGTAGCCTTAACTGCCTTGACAATCTTCTCAGAAGATTTATCAACCAAGTTATGGTCGTAAGATTTTAATTTAATTCTTATTTTCTGATTCATATTATTCTTTACTATTTACCGGTTCCTTTAATTTTTGCTACAATTGCATCCGCAAGGTTCTGCGGCACTTGCTCATAATGAGAGAATGTTAAGTTTGCCGTTGCTCTACCTGATGTTAAAGTTCTTAAATCGGTTACATAGCCAAACAATTCAGACAAGGGCACATCAGCTTTTACTACTTGTGAACCAGCTTTTGTGTCCATTCCTTTCATTAAACCTCTTCTTCTATTTAAATCTCCTGTAACAGGCCCAGTATATTCATCTGGCGTGATAACTTCTAACGCCATTATAGGTTCTAGTAGCTTAGGAGCACATTTACGTGCTGCTTCTTTAAAGCCTTGGCGAGCTGCTAACTCAAAAGACAATGCATCCGAATCTACTTCATGGTAAGAGCCGTGGAATAAACGTACTTTCATAGCTTCGATCGGGAATCCAGCTAATACGCCATCTTTCATTGCTTCTTCAAAGCCTTTCTGAATCGCAGGAATAAATTCTTTTGGAATAACACCACCAACTATTGCATTAACAAACTCTAAACCAGCTTTATCATCTGTGCGAGGTCCGATTTCAAAAACAATATCACCAAATTTACCTCTACCACCAGATTGCTTTTTATAAGTTTCCCGATGTTCAACGCTTTTAGTTATTGTTTCTTTATATGCTACTTGTGGCGCTCCTTGATTTATTTCTACCTTAAATTCTCTTTTAAGGCGATCCATAATAATTTCCAGGTGAAGCTCTCCCATTCCTCTCAAAATGGTTTGGCCTGTTTCCTGATCAGTATGTACTTGCAAAGTGGGATCTTCTTCAACAAGTTTTCCAATTGCCATACCCATTTTATCAGCGTCAGCTTGTGTTTTAGGCTCAATTGCATACCCAATTACTGGTTCTGGAAAATCCATTGCTTCCAGTACAATTTTGGCGTCCTGCGCACAAAGAGTATCACCCGTTTTAATGTCTTTAAAACCAACTACTGCACCAATGTCTCCCGCACTTAATCTTTCAATTGCATTTTGCTTATTAGCATGCATTTGAAAGATTCTTGAAATACGTTCTTTATTATTTGAACGCGTGTTGTATACATATGAACCTGATTCCAATACTCCTGAATAGGCTCGTATAAAGCAAAGGCGGCCAACATACGGGTCAGTAGCAATTTTAAATGCTAATGCAGCAAAAGGATCACTTTCTGATGGCTTACGAGCAACTTCTTCTCCTGTATCTGGATTTGTACCTTTAAT
The sequence above is a segment of the Adhaeribacter swui genome. Coding sequences within it:
- the rpsJ gene encoding 30S ribosomal protein S10; amino-acid sequence: MNQKIRIKLKSYDHNLVDKSSEKIVKAVKATGAIVSGPIPLPTEKDKFTVLRSPHVNKKAREQFQLCTYKRLVDIYSTSSKTVDALMKLELPSGVDVEIKV
- the fusA gene encoding elongation factor G encodes the protein MARDLKFTRNIGIAAHIDAGKTTTTERILYYSGVSHKIGEVHDGAATMDWMEQEQERGITITSAATTVNWNYRGDKYHINIIDTPGHVDFTVEVNRSLRVLDGLVFLFSAVDGVEPQSETNWRLANNYNVARIGFVNKMDRSGADFLAVVRQVKEMLGSNAVALQLPIGSEDNFRGVVDLVNFRGIEWNEHDKGMTFTEVPIPDDMLEEAKEYREKLLEAVAEYDESLMEKYFEDPESITEDEILAALRKATIDMAIVPMLCGSSFKNKGVQTMLDYVMALCPSPLDKESIKGTNPDTGEEVARKPSESDPFAALAFKIATDPYVGRLCFIRAYSGVLESGSYVYNTRSNNKERISRIFQMHANKQNAIERLSAGDIGAVVGFKDIKTGDTLCAQDAKIVLEAMDFPEPVIGYAIEPKTQADADKMGMAIGKLVEEDPTLQVHTDQETGQTILRGMGELHLEIIMDRLKREFKVEINQGAPQVAYKETITKSVEHRETYKKQSGGRGKFGDIVFEIGPRTDDKAGLEFVNAIVGGVIPKEFIPAIQKGFEEAMKDGVLAGFPIEAMKVRLFHGSYHEVDSDALSFELAARQGFKEAARKCAPKLLEPIMALEVITPDEYTGPVTGDLNRRRGLMKGMDTKAGSQVVKADVPLSELFGYVTDLRTLTSGRATANLTFSHYEQVPQNLADAIVAKIKGTGK
- the rplB gene encoding 50S ribosomal protein L2; the encoded protein is MALKKLRPITPGQRFRIAPEFDEITTSTPEKSLLAPISKSGGRNDSGKMTMRYIGGGHKKQYRLVDFKRNKYGVPAVVKSIEYDPNRTARIALLYYADGEKSYILAPAGLKVGSTVISGPGVAPEVGNCLPLTDIPLGTIVHNIELMPGNGGTLARSAGTYAQLVARESKYATLKLPSGEMRMVLVNCVATVGTVSNADHMNENLGKAGRSRWLGIRPRVRGVAMNPVDHPMGGGEGKSSGGHPRSRKGLYAKGRKTRNKNKYSENLIVNRGKK
- the rpsS gene encoding 30S ribosomal protein S19, yielding MGRSLKKGPYIDFRLENKVTTMDSSGKKAVIKTWSRRSMISPDFVGHTFAVHNGNKFIPVYVTENMVGHKLGEFAPTRNFRGHVAKKDKGKR
- the rplD gene encoding 50S ribosomal protein L4; amino-acid sequence: MELSVLNINGQDTGRKVSLSDEIFGIEPNNHAMYLDVKQFLANQRQGTHKSKERNEVSGTTKKLKKQKGTGGARAGSMKSPVFIGGGRVFGPRPRNYSFKLNKKVKSLARISALSSLMKDNKIALVEPIQLAQPKTKDFTSILTNLSIADKKTLVVTSEANENVFLSSRNLKRVKVLTAANLTTYDLLNTDNLLLTEETVSTLEKLYTR
- the rpsC gene encoding 30S ribosomal protein S3; the protein is MGQKVNPVGFRLGVIKGWDSNWYGGKDFAEKLIEDEKIRKYILARIPKGGISKIVLERTLKRITITINTARPGVVIGKGGQEVDKIKEELKKITNKDVQINIFEIKRPELDAKLVGESVAQQLQARISFRRAMKQAIASAIRVGAEGVKIQVSGRLGGAEMARTEHYKEGRTPLHTLRADIDYALSEAQTVYGKLGIKVWIFKGEVFGKKDLSPNQEPAKAVNNSATSPRNERGGDRTDRDRSGDRNSRGRNDRNDRGEGRNDRGNRGNNSRGGSNRGGGGAGRR
- the rplP gene encoding 50S ribosomal protein L16, which encodes MLQPKRTVYRKMHKGRVNGFAYRGSTISFGSFAIKSLEASWITSRQIEAARIAMTRAMKREGQVWIRIFPDKPITKKPAEVRMGKGKGSPEYWVAVIKPGTILFESDGVDLATAQESLRLAAQKLPVKTKFVVRRDYVEK
- the rplV gene encoding 50S ribosomal protein L22, whose protein sequence is MEAIAKLKNVPTSPRKMRLVANLVRGKSVNKALGLLKFEANAGAEKIEKLLLSALSNWQQKNEDVRLEDANLVIKSIFVDEGKMLKRLRPAPQGRGHRIRKRSNHVTIVIDSISEEELVSISQNSVKAK
- the rplW gene encoding 50S ribosomal protein L23 — translated: MEILKRPLVTEKMTALNEKGKYAFEVGKNANKVEIKKHIEKLYGVTVEKVATMRIQGKLKTKNTKAGVVSGRKPMVKKAIVTVKEGDIIDFYSSI
- the rpmC gene encoding 50S ribosomal protein L29, translated to MKYSDIRALSLNELKERLAVERTNNQNLRFAHSISPLENPLKIKESRKIIAKLNTELRNRELNTSSQL
- the rplC gene encoding 50S ribosomal protein L3, which codes for MPGIIGKKIGMTSLFTPEGKSVAVTLIQAGPCVVTQVKTVEVDGYQAVQLGFGDVKEKKVSRALNGHFKKANASAKAKVVEFRTEDESFKLGDTVGVDLFEEGEYLDVVGTSKGKGFQGVVKRYNFGGVGGQTHGQHNRARHPGSIGACSWPSRVFKGMRMAGRMGNNRVKIQNLRVMRVLSDKNLILVSGSVPGAKNSFVVLEK